GATAATTTCCCGCAACAACTCCTCCGTATACAAAAGCCATACCTGAAATAAAAGCAACTGTAATATTTCCCCACAAAGCCATTACTTTCAACTTGTAGCTGTAAAAGAAAAGAGAGATTGCGGCAAGAGAGCTGATAACAAAAGCCGTAAAACTTATCAGGCTTCCGATAATAATGCCTGAGGAAAAAAGGACAATAGAGAAAATAAGAGCTTTCCGGAGTGATATAAACCCTGCAGGCAGCGGGCGAAATGGCTTGTTGATTCTGTCTATTTCCACATCAAAATAGTCGTTAATTACATTGCCGCCTGCACCTATAAGCGATCCGGAAAGAGCCGCAGTAAAAAGAACAGCGATGCTGTCAACTCTTCCTGTTACAAATCCTCCTGCAAGTATTGACAAAAAGGAGATGACAATATTTACCGGCCTTGTTAAAATTATGTATGCTTTGATCTTCATATCTATAAAAGATAAAATAATTTGTGTAAAAGTGCAATATACAAATTCAGAATAAACTAATCAGCAATATTTTTTTGCCGATATCCTGGAATCTCCGCGCTGCAGTACGAAAAGGAGAATAGGGATATAAGGTTATAAAGGAATAAATACATAGTAATTAATCTTTCCCCTATATCCATATCCCTCTATTCCCATCCTTAAAACATATTTATCACACGGATATGAATTCTTCCTTCGGAAAGAGGCTTTCCATAGGCAAGCCCATAATCAATCCCCATTATTCCGAGAGGGGTCTCGATTCGCATACCTGCACCGTATCCGATTTTAAAATTCCTTGTAATCTCTCCGGTTTTCTCTCTTCTCTGATACATACCTGAATCAGTAAAAATGAAGATTCTTGATATGTGTCCTGTTACTAATCTGTATTCAAAATTCATCCATGCAGCTGTTGTACCGTTAAAGCTGTCCTCATCATACCCTCTAAGCGTTGCAGCGCCGCCGAATCTGATCTGATCGCTTAAAGGTACATACTCTTTCCCGAAATTATTTTCTCTGCCGTGCAGCCCGAGATAAGCGACATGATTTCTAAAAATATTGAAAACAATTTCGACATCTGCGGAAAATTTTCTGTAAGAAGAAATTTTCCCTATTTCAGAAGTATCCGCAAGAAAATCCGGGCCTGAAATCTTTTTTCTGCCTGATGTTACAAAAGTCGAATATCTTACTCCGTGTAAAGGATTCGGGGGATAATCAAGAGTGTTGTACTCAAGCCCTGCAGAAAGAAACAGAGAATTGCTCTGAGGAATATTCTGAAAAATCACACCGACTGAATCAGGGAACACATCTCTTGTGCCTCCCTTTACTGATAGGGAAAAAGTATTTGATGGAAAGTAGCGTGTTGTAAACTCCCACTTTCTCTCAATATAGGTTGAGTCACGAACCTGCTGATTAAAGCCAATGCCGCAACTCACCGGCAGGCCCAGTACCCATGGCTCTTCAAATCCGAAATTCATTACCTGCGAAAGCTTATCCTTCTTCTCCCAAAGCACATCTATAAACCGTCCGGTACCAAGAAAATTTTTAAAAGTAAACTGCAGCCGCCCTGTTACATACCCGGGTTCCCTGTCATTATCAGAAGGATGATACCCGAGCACTCCGTCAATAGTGCTTGTTTTTCCCTCCTTAACCCTCCACAAAATCTCCGCACTGTCCTGCACAAAAAATATGACTGGTTCGTCTACAGATTTAAAAAAACCTAGCCTGATAAGGTTGTTACGTGCTTTCTTAAGCATATCTTTATTGAAAATTGTTCCCTCTTTAATTCTGGCCTCTCTTTTAATTACAGAAATTTTTGTAAGGTTATTGCCTTTGGCCCTTTGACAACTGAACACAATCCTGTTTCCCGGTATAAGTGTAAGTACAATGTTGACTGCAAATTTCTTTTTTGAATTAATAAAGGAAACTTTTGATACCTCAACCTGAGAGAGCGGATAACCAATTCTGCCCAGGCCTTTTAGAATTTTATTAATTTTCGAGATAATCAATTTTTCGGAAAAATACTGCCCCTTCAGTTCCGTAAATGTGCTGCTGAATTGTGAAAAAATTCTGTTATCAGGGACAGATAAAAACATTTTACCGAACACTGCTCTTTTGCCCTCTTTTACATGGATTACAGCAGACGGCCTTTTTCCATTAACAATCTCAAGAGAGTCAATTCTAAACTGGAAAAAACCGTTTTTAAAATAAATGGCTCTTATCTCTTTTTTAACTGCATCAATCGAATCCGGCAGAATTAGAGGCTGTATATTCTTCTGCATAAAAGCAATTATCTTTTCAGCCTTCAGCTTGTCAGTTCCGATTATACGGATATTATCTTCCTTGTTCTGTGCAAAAACCGTGATGCAGAGGGACAGAAATAAGAGTGCTGAATTTTTAAAAATATTTATCTTCATATCAGAAAAATGCCCTCACTTCCACCTGCCCTGTCTGATATGCTTTTTTCCTCCACGGCTCGCTTCTTCCCCTGTAATTAAATGTTGCCTGCATGTGGTTTGACAGCTTATATGTAAAAAGTACTCTCCATCTCAGAGTAATACCGGGCTGATCACCTCCGAACATCTCATAAGGAAGGCCCCTGTCTGCGGGTTCGGATGTAATCCTTCCCGCTTCAAATTCCGCACGAATATGGCCTTTTTTCTGCATTGAATATGAAATCCTCGGTGTGGCAAATATTGAAAAAGCTTTTGTTACAGGGAAAGGGGTTCTGTCTTCAGCCTTTGAAACTCTGATTTTTACTGCAAATTCAATTTTCTGCCTCGGCCTGTAGGAAACCTCCCCTGTCATGCTGGAACGTACAATATTTCTATCTTTTATTGAACCTGTAGTAAAATCCTTTTTATCTTTTTTTAAAGAATATTCCAGAAGGAACCCTCCATTGGATATAAATCCTCCTTTAAGACGTATACTGTTCTCTTTACTGCTGTTTATATAATGCTGCCCTGCAAGACGGTTATTCTCGGATTCATTCTTTCTGAACCTGAACCGTAAGATTGTGAATTTTCCGGGCAGTCTGTATTCAATATCATGCTGCTGCGAAAAAGAACCTGAAACAGTAAGAGTATCTGATCCCCATTTTGGAGACAGTGCAAGCCTGTTGACATTGACAAAATCTCTGCTCTTGTCGCTTCGTTCCACTCTGAATCTTGACCGAGTTGTAGCTGAACACAATAAGTTTAATATTCCGCGTGGATGTTTCCATATCTTTTTTAAATTCCAGAACATATCAGCGCCGGCCAGGACGCGGTTCACAGGCACAAACACTCCTGTCTGTATTGTTCTGAAAATAACATCTCCGTCCGGATCAGGCACAAACTCATTAGTGTTCTCATCAAATCTGTAATTTCCCAACCCCTCGCCTACCTTTATTGTATCTCTGACCATCTCTGAAACACTTGTGGATGTAAACTTGTAATTAACAGAACTTCTCACGAATCCTCGCACAGGAGCATACCGCATCTTAAAATCAGCAAGATCGGATTTCTGATCAGTCAGACTCTTTTCAAAATAGTCTCTGAATCTGTGTGTATAAAGGATAGAAGCGGATAAAGCCCTTGCCGGATTTAAACTCATCCTGGCCTGATCCGTATTAGCTATGGAATTTCTGTTTAAAATATTCCCTGAATAAATTCTGTCATCTCTTACTTTTTTCCTTATTTCAAAGGATATAAAACGCTTTTTGATTCCAAATTTTCCGGCCCATTGATCAAAGCGAAAACCTGTTGATACAGTATCTGAAATATCTTTTCTCTTGTGTTCTCCTGTGTAAAAGACTCCGGGTGCAATTCCCCATTTGTCCCAGTCTATTGAAGCAGATTCTCTTACCCAGAAACCATTTCCGGAATTCTCCGATGTATTGATCTGCTCTCTCTGATATTGAACAGTAGGCATATTCTTCTTGTTAAAACTTGCTGAGATGAATCTTCTTTCCGAAAATATAGAATCTCGTTCCATAGATCCGAATTCCCCTTTTATTGTCATAGGAGCAAAGGGTTTGTATGAATACTTTAGCTCCTTTATCTCTTCACCGGATGCACTGCCCTCTTCTGTTCCCCACAACCTGCCGTGTTCAATTTCACTCATTCTCCCGAGGGGGGAAAATCGAGGGCCTGTATTCTTTAATGAACCGCTCAGCCCGAATCTTCCCAGGCCGATGCCGAATACATTTACACTCTGATCTTCAAGAGATACAAATGCATTGTAAGCAGCACCTGAATTATCATTATCGTCGAGAGACGAAAAAAGATTTTCATCTCTGCTGCTTACTGCAACCTCTCCGCCGGCATTTAAGCTTTTTGAAATATCTGCATTCAGGGATATATCTGCAACTGTGTGGCTTTTTGCAAAAGGCAGAAAAATAACAGGAAGATATGAACCTTTCCCATCTCCTTCGTAAAGATAAATACCGTATCCCTGAAATGTGTAATCACCTTTTCCGGAACCAACATAGGAGAAGTGCATCGTATAATCTCCCTTCTCCGCCCCCACATAACGGAATACTGCTTTGCCGTTCAGATCTTCTTTTATGTATGAGCCTTTATCCTCTCCGATGTACTTTGCGCCTGAAGCTTCCGCAGAATCTACGTTATCTCCTGCTTTAAACAGAATATCTTTGTACTCATCTGTGATTGAAAAATCAAGGGGTGTATCTTTATCATCGGCTTCCCTTATTAATGATGCTTTCAGCCCGATTCTATTACTGAATAAACCTGCCTCACCTGTTACGCCCAGAATTTCTTTCTGAAAATTTTGTGCAGAATATTCAAAATCAACTGTGATACGTGAATCACTTGTAATCAGTCTGTTACGAGTAAAAATTATCTGCCCGTTTCCATATTCAATTGTATAATCATTATCTTCCCCTCTTGTCATTGATTCCCCATTAACCCACACCTTTTCTGTTCCTGCAAGTACTATAATCTGGCGTTCACCCTTTACTCCTGTAAGCTGATACGGCCCCTGATTTCCCTCCTGCCCCATAAAATGATTTGTTGTAAATACACCGCGTGAAGCTGCTGCAAAAAAAGTTACACTGCCGTTTTTAAGTTTAACACTTCCGACAGCTCCGCTCAATTTTCTTGAATATAATGCAAACATTGTTGATGGAGAATTAAAAACATAATCCCCAAAAGTTGCATTAAATCTGCTTGTTTTGATTGTTATAAATACCTTGTCAATTTCATGCAGGGTTTGTGTGTTCCCTTCAGGCTGAATCGGTGTATTCTGATCTGTGAGTGATGCAATTATTTCCACTCCTTTCATTATCTTTCCTGATAACTGAAGCCTCAAACCGGATTGAAGCCTCATTCCGGTATTTGTGCCTATCTCTATTCCGCGGAATATTGATCCCGAGCGTCTCAATCCTGCTCCGTATTCAGCGTTAGGCTCCTTCTTCTGATCAGCATTTTTGGAGATATACCCTGGAGTTCCGGTTTTCTCCTTTGTTGTGTCAGCATTCTGCCATAATTTATAAACTGTCTTCATCCTTAAAGGGAAATACCAGTAATCTATCATAACGACTTTACCTGAATCAGGTGCTGTGCGAAACTGAACAGACCCTTTTACTTCTCTTATTCTAAGCATTTTTTGTACATCAATCAGAGCAGAATCAACAAATACCGTTACTGAACCCGGAATAATGTAAGATCTGCTTAAAACAAAAATACTCTTTTTGCCGTCAGCAACAAATGACTCGTTTTTATGGAGAGAAGGAGAAAGTCCGGATACAGTCTGTCCGAATACATTAAATGCAATGCACAATATATAAAAAGCTGTCAGAAAAATCTTTTTCAACATAAATACATTCTCACCATGTGCATGTAAACACATCTATTGAAGAACGGCCGGAATCGAGAACAAATAATAAATCATTCCAAAAAGCAACATCAGATAGTTTGTTAAATTTTAAAGCGGTAAAATCAGAAAGAGTAAATTCTTTAAGCAATTTCCCGTCTGAAGTAAAAATAAAAACCCTATTTAAAGTTTTATCTGCAACTGCAATCTCCCTGAAATTCAGCTCTGCAATGCCGGCAGGATTCTTCAGAATACCATTTCCAATGTCAAAAAGAAAGTTGCCATGCACATCAAAAACTCTGATATACCCCAGGTCTTTATCTGAAATATACACTCTCCCTTTATCAGATACAAGAACGCAGCAGGGACTTTCAAGCCGGCCTTCACCTGCAGAAAAACCTCCGAATTCGATTTGCGGATTCCCCATAACATCAAATTTAAGAATCCTCCTGTTTTCACCGTCAACACAGAAGAGCTCTCCCTGAGAAGATATATCAACACCAAGAGGAAATCCGAAATAGAAATTTTCATCCCACTGGTCATTCGGAGAAAGCACTGAAATATAGTTAAGGTCTTTGTCGAACCTCTCTATGCGGTTATTGAAATAATCCGCCACAAAAACATCAAGTCCGTTTCGGCCGCAGATAGAGACAGGAGAATCGAATTGTCCGGCGCCCCAACCGAATCCGCCATGCTTTCTTATACATAATCCGCTGCTGTTTAATTTTACAATTCTGTTATTGCCCGTATCAGCAATGTAAACAGAGCCGTCAGGCCCTGTTGAAATACTCATTGCATTTTTTATATCAAGATCTGATATAGTTTTACTCCATGTAACTCGATATTTTATTTCAGGCATCTGAGCATCTGTCTGGGAAAAACCCT
This DNA window, taken from bacterium, encodes the following:
- a CDS encoding geranylgeranylglycerol-phosphate geranylgeranyltransferase; translated protein: MKIKAYIILTRPVNIVISFLSILAGGFVTGRVDSIAVLFTAALSGSLIGAGGNVINDYFDVEIDRINKPFRPLPAGFISLRKALIFSIVLFSSGIIIGSLISFTAFVISSLAAISLFFYSYKLKVMALWGNITVAFISGMAFVYGGVVAGNYLKSIVVGGFAFFFHFAREIVKDCEDVEGDKSLGADTIPIRYGIRKAIKTSQIVIFVLIAFTISVYFFGIFKLPYLIAVILSVDLVLVYIMLSLNRDMTKENFARVSTIMKIDMLFGLIAVF
- a CDS encoding BamA/TamA family outer membrane protein encodes the protein MKINIFKNSALLFLSLCITVFAQNKEDNIRIIGTDKLKAEKIIAFMQKNIQPLILPDSIDAVKKEIRAIYFKNGFFQFRIDSLEIVNGKRPSAVIHVKEGKRAVFGKMFLSVPDNRIFSQFSSTFTELKGQYFSEKLIISKINKILKGLGRIGYPLSQVEVSKVSFINSKKKFAVNIVLTLIPGNRIVFSCQRAKGNNLTKISVIKREARIKEGTIFNKDMLKKARNNLIRLGFFKSVDEPVIFFVQDSAEILWRVKEGKTSTIDGVLGYHPSDNDREPGYVTGRLQFTFKNFLGTGRFIDVLWEKKDKLSQVMNFGFEEPWVLGLPVSCGIGFNQQVRDSTYIERKWEFTTRYFPSNTFSLSVKGGTRDVFPDSVGVIFQNIPQSNSLFLSAGLEYNTLDYPPNPLHGVRYSTFVTSGRKKISGPDFLADTSEIGKISSYRKFSADVEIVFNIFRNHVAYLGLHGRENNFGKEYVPLSDQIRFGGAATLRGYDEDSFNGTTAAWMNFEYRLVTGHISRIFIFTDSGMYQRREKTGEITRNFKIGYGAGMRIETPLGIMGIDYGLAYGKPLSEGRIHIRVINMF
- a CDS encoding NHL repeat-containing protein, with the protein product MDTFHLVNVRKKSVAFFVIILLTININKGFSQTDAQMPEIKYRVTWSKTISDLDIKNAMSISTGPDGSVYIADTGNNRIVKLNSSGLCIRKHGGFGWGAGQFDSPVSICGRNGLDVFVADYFNNRIERFDKDLNYISVLSPNDQWDENFYFGFPLGVDISSQGELFCVDGENRRILKFDVMGNPQIEFGGFSAGEGRLESPCCVLVSDKGRVYISDKDLGYIRVFDVHGNFLFDIGNGILKNPAGIAELNFREIAVADKTLNRVFIFTSDGKLLKEFTLSDFTALKFNKLSDVAFWNDLLFVLDSGRSSIDVFTCTW